The following proteins are encoded in a genomic region of Maylandia zebra isolate NMK-2024a linkage group LG1, Mzebra_GT3a, whole genome shotgun sequence:
- the emilin1b gene encoding EMILIN-1b — MAALPLLLLLVLWTCGHAKGAFPLRQSYNLYTNGHAHGARAASRHRNWCAFVVTKTVSCVVEDGVETYVKPDYHPCSWGSGQCSRVVVYRTYMRPRYKVAYKMVTEMDWKCCHGYSGADCNIGPVGGGGTQISTTRPQPGQGGGTTSGQGGGGHSYGGGSSGSGQSGGNADNEKMRQLEEKIRSLTKNLQDLQSTMSTMNERLQEEGSRNGLGGGSSGGRNPADAAQPEIKETIHSIQTKLDQLDNRTQAHDKTLVSINNHLVNGKGNELEGGVSGGSLSEGRLNSLKEEILSELERRVSLSCSSCQAGVEDLRKQQQQDRERIRALEKQMNAMDVQYRQSLDGLRRDVVRSQGCCDIISDLQDRVTDAERKISTASENFDILQNRLDRELSGQGGTSSSENTGSRGQGLPVGGETGGHGRDAMITEERLNNRLKDLERRVNSTMQKTEESCSYLENDVKDYFHRELDELRSVFLERFDDQADRIADVELDVEQVKNSIRDHDKRLSKLENTTSQMNWRLEKCGCVVSEQGGGGEGRGRGDGGYGGGSWGAGGGGSTGEGKEGGNRGDGGGTWGAGGGGGGSTGGGGRWGGTGGGLPGTGGERDNSTKKSLEWRVVANEDQIRHFNTQLKDLSMSGDSLYDKVLDLTDDVGKIKALTGDHGEHFNRIVTVVEMLGEDCELCGKVEEELQKMKNYSQNALSNIQNHINRIQNRLDSEGDSCFQMCSVLQSEVSVLRDDVRRCTNQCKSNPDMTTGVDHARPGGTDDNSGPLDPAKPLDGHSVNEGINNNHLKTLQGELSNVILTFSSINDTLKGLEHTVQKHDSVITDLGNTKDKIISEIDKVQQELTEHIEDNRNRLDKMDRDIRRFESTVLEMGDCKRSGDGLEKRLSKLEGVCGRLDGVSDSILKIKEGLNKHVSSLWTCVSGLNDTVIRHGGLLDFIQNGQDDIHSRVKNLNSSLNQVSRDLQGLSEHDLTGPPGPPGPQGHPGERGFNGLPGLPGPPGFPGLQGEIGPPGPKGETGLPGADAQIPKLSFSAALTAPMDRAGTIVFDKVFVNEGNFYNPRTGIFTAPVDGNYYFSAVLTGHRNEKIEAVLSKSNYGMARVDSGGYQPEGLENNPVAEAKVNPGSLAVFSIILPLQTQDTVCIDLVMGKLAHSVEPLTIFNGMLLYEDK; from the exons GAACTGGTGTGCGTTTGTGGTCACAAAGACGGTGAGTTGTgtggttgaggatggagttgaaACCTACGTGAAGCCTGATTATCATCCCTGCAGCTGGGGGAGTGGACAGTGCAGCCGGGTGGTGGT TTATCGGACCTACATGAGGCCGCGCTACAAAGTCGCCTACAAAATGGTGACAGAGATGGACTGGAagtgttgccatggttacagtgGAGCAGACTGCAACATTGGTCCAGTTGGTGGAGGAGGGACTCAGATATCCACCACCAGACCTCAGCCCGGACAGGGAGGGGGGACGACCAGTGGACAAGGTGGAGGAGGGCATAGTTATGGGGGAGGCAGTTCTGGATCTGGACAGTCTGGAGGAAACGCGG ACAACGAGAAGATGAGACAGCTGGAGGAGAAGATCCGCAGTCTTACAAAAAATCTCCAGGACCTTCAGTCCACCATGAGCACCATGAATGAGCGCTTACAGGAGGAGGGCAGCAGGAATGGACTTGGTGGAGGAAGCTCAGGAGGGAGAAACCCTGCGGATGCCGCTCAGCCCGAGATTAAAGAGACGATTCACAGCATTCAGACCAAACTGGACCAGCTGGACAACCGCACACAG GCTCACGATAAAACCCTGGTCAGCATCAACAACCACCTGGTGAACGGGAAAGGTAATGAGTTGGAGGGAGGTGTGTCTGGAGGATCGTTAAGTGAAGGACGGCTGAACTCACTGAAGGAGGAGATCCTGAGCgagctggagaggagagtgTCGCTGTCCTGCTCCTCCTGCCAG GCCGGTGTGGAGGATCTGcgcaaacagcagcagcaggaccgTGAGAGGATTCGAGCTCTGGAGAAGCAGATGAACGCCATGGACGTCCAGTATCGGCAGAGCCTGGACGGGCTGCGGCGGGACGTAGTGCGTTCACAGGGATGTTGCGACATCATCAGTGACCTCCAAGATCGCGTAACTGATGCTGAACGCAAGATCAGCACGGCCTCTGAGAACTTTGATATTCTGCAGAACCGCCTGGACAGGGAGCTCAGCGGACAAGGTGGCACCAGTAGCAGCGAAAACACTGGGTCCAGAGGACAAGGGTTACCTGTTGGTGGTGAAACTGGCGGGCATGGTAGGGATGCCATGATAACAGAGGAACGCCTGAACAACCGATTGAAGGATCTGGAGCGACGGGTCAACAGCACTATGCAGAAAACCGAAGAGAGCTGCTCATACTTGGAGAACGACGTGAAAGACTACTTCCACAGAGAACTGGACGAGCTGAGGTCCGTGTTTCTGGAGCGGTTTGATGACCAGGCCGACAGGATCGCAGACGTGGAGCTGGACGTGGAGCAGGTCAAGAACAGCATACGTGATCATGACAAGCGGCTGTCGAAACTAGAAAACACCACCTCCCAAATGAACTGGAGGCTGGAGAAGTGTGGCTGTGTAGTGTCTGaacaaggaggaggaggagaaggaagagGGAGAGGTGACGGGGGATATGGAGGTGGAAGTTGGGGAGCAGGAGGGGGTGGATCAACAGGAGAAGGAAAAGAGGGGGGTAACAGAGGGGATGGAGGTGGGACGTGGGGagccggaggaggaggaggaggaagtacAGGGGGAGGAGGACGCTGGGGAGGTACCGGGGGAGGATTACCGGGAACGGGAGGAGAAAGAGACAATTCAACCAAGAAGTCTCTGGAGTGGAGAGTGGTGGCTAACGAGGATCAGATTCGACATTTCAACACTCAACTCAAAGACCTGTCGATGTCCGGAGACTCTCTGTATGACAAG GTTTTGGACCTGACCGATGACGTCGGTAAAATCAAAGCCCTGACCGGTGATCACGGAGAACACTTTAACCGAATCGTGACAGTGGTGGAGATGCTGGGCGAGGACTGCGAGCTGTGCGGGAAGGTGGAGGAAGAGCTGCAGAAGATGAAGAATTATTCCCAGAATGCGCTATCCAATATTCAGAACCACATCAACAGAATCCAGAACAGACTGGATTCAGAGGGAGACAGCTGCTTCCAGATGTGCTCAGTCCTGCAGAGTGAAGTCAGTGTTCTGAGGGATGATGTCAGGAGGTGCACCAACCAATGCAAGAGCAACCCGGACATGACCACAG GTGTTGATCATGCTAGACCTGGTGGCACAGATGACAACAGTGGACCGCTGGATCCTGCGAAGCCTTTAGATGGCCATAGCGTGAATGAAGGCATCAACAATAACCACCTGAAAACGCTGCAGGGCGAACTGTCCAATGTCATCCTCACCTTCAGCTCCATCAACGACACCCTGAAGGGTCTGGAGCACACGGTGCAGAAACACGACAGCGTCATCACGGACCTCG GAAATACTAAGGATAAGATCATCTCTGAGATAGACAAAGTCCAGCAGGAGCTGACAGAGCACATCGAAGACAACCGGAATCGTCTGGATAAGATGGACAGGGACATTCGGCGATTTGAGAGTACAGTGCTTGAGATGGGAGACTGTAAGAGGTCTGGAGACGGGCTTGAGAAGAGGCTGTCGAAGCTGGAGGGAGTTTGCGGACGACTGGATGGGGTctctgactccatcctcaaaatcAAGGAAG GACTGAACAAACACGTTTCGAGTTTGTGGACGTGTGTTTCTGGTCTGAATGACACCGTTATCCGTCATGGAGGTCTGCTGGACTTTATCCAGAACGGCCAGGACGACATCCACAGCAGAGTGAAGAACCTGAACTCGAGCTTGAACCAGGTCTCCCGAGACCTGCAGGGTTTGTCAGAGCATGACCTGACGG GCCCACCAGGCCCACCTGGACCTCAAGGACACCCAGGAGAACGAGGCTTCAATGGGCTGCCTGGCCTCCCAGGGCCCCCTGGATTTCCAGGACTACAAGGAGAAATTGGCCCACCTG GTCCCAAAGGGGAAACAG GCCTTCCTGGCGCTGATGCTCAAATCCCCAAATTGTCGTTCTCTGCTGCTTTAACTGCCCCCATGGACAGAGCAGGAACCATCGTCTTTGACAAGGTCTTTGTCAACGAAGGAAATTTCTACAACCCGAGAACAG GTATCTTCACTGCACCTGTAGATGGAAATTACTACTTCAGCGCCGTCCTGACAGGTCACAGGAACGAAAAGATCGAGGCAGTCCTGTCAAAGTCGAACTACGGCATGGCCCGCGTGGACTCTGGAGGCTATCAGCCTGAGGGCCTGGAGAACAACCCCGTGGCCGAGGCTAAAGTTAACCCGGGCTCTCTGGCCGTCTTCAGCATCATTCTGCCTCTGCAGACTCAGGACACGGTGTGCATCGACCTGGTGATGGGCAAACTGGCTCACTCTGTGGAGCCGCTCACCATCTTCAACGGCATGCTGCTGTATGAAGACAAGTGA